ttctttcagtATGTGGACAAACTGGGAGAGAGTAACACCATGGTATAACAGGGACTTTTTGTGTCCAGaaattttcatttattttttatttatcatACAGCAGTTTTACAAAGCAATGCCAATCACCCACATGGTCAACCACTGGCTTGCAACAGATCTTTTTACTAAGGGTTTATATATGAAGACTCTCATCCCACTTCCAGGGAAAGGTCTGCATTTTTTGTATCAgccattttgattggctgactgTCCCAATAAAGCGTTTATGTTGCCATGGAACACTGTTACTTACCAATGGATCTGAAGCCGGTTACCTGGGTCCAGCAAGACATCCTGCATGTCAGTGCTCTCCCCAACGGGTTGACTCTCCAAAGAAGCCCTTCTGAACTAAGAACTGTATCAGATCAGCTTTGCATTGTGGAATGTGTAGGGCTGCTGGCTGTGTACTACAGGACATCCCCCAGGGGTGAGCTTGTTCTTATCCTCTACAAATGCAGCCTTTGTTCAGCTTTCCTACCTCAATCATCTGACATGATTAGATCGGCAAAGCACTTACATTGGTAAAGCacaggttttctccttttttgtAGGAATGGTGCGTTTGTAGATAATTCCAACAGCCGGCTCTGCTCGTAATGTAATGGTGCCTGTGCTTTAACTCTAACTGGGAGGGTGAAATTCCTCTGTTTTTTCTCAAAGCTGTGCCACTTAAAGACAAGGTGGCACATAGTCAGTTCTAATCGTTCATTCATTGAATAATGATGACTGACAAGGTGGTGGGTGCGTTTTTTTAACATTAGACTACTGTTTGACTTTTAGCATTTAGCCTAAAGCTATTTGGATGGAGGATACTGAACAGTCAGGTGTGATGTGAAAATGCTTTGACAATGTTTAACTGCCGGGCACttttgtaaatactcttcaAAAAACTTTTTGTCTGTGTCATATTTTTGGGGCCCATACGAGTACAATAAACCGAATACATGACATGTTGATGGTATAAGGATCCAATGATAGCGATTGATTCATAAACAACCCCTGCGAGCCACCTTTTTgcagtgatgtcacacacagTTTAATGGATGATGACCTCGATGAGATGCGTAGGAACGCCCGAAGTTTTCCTGATAAAACACTCCTACGTTCATTGAGAGGCTGTCAGAGGTCCATTCATAAAAAACGACCGGCACAGGCTATCCGTCTGCGCTTCAGTGCACAAGGTGTAAACATATCGATATTTCCGAGCAATTACCCCGATTGTTTATTAGGCCTACCATACGGCTGCTTCAAGTGTTACTTAAATTAGcacaacattttttattttaatccaTTACTTTAGAGACAAAAAAAAGTGCAGTTATTTCCACTGATTTTACTACTACTTAGTTATATGATGGTCCACATGTATGCCTACGGTGAGTAATTGACTTGCTTTCTAGGTTCATTCATTTTTGCGGCCATCGGGGTTCGCCCCAGTTCATCAAATTGGCATGACCTATTGCTGTTGACATCCATAATCCAATATGTGGAGAGTTCGGCTACGGCCTCCCCGCCCTGTTGATATAAATACAGCGGTAGCGTCTTGCGAGGCACTGAACGTCTTCACTGACTTAGAAACGGATCAGCAACGATAAGGAGAACTTCTTCCGAAATGAAAGTAAGCGCATGTTCTATTACAAATTAAGTAAATATTATAGACAGGGGTATCATGTTTAATTAAATAGCCTATAAATAAAGTGGTGAGAAGCAGTGATTGTATTTTGGTTGTGCCCACTTAGCCTAACATTTCTTTAAATATAACGACTTAAAACGTTTACCACAGCCTGTGCTGTAGCTACCAACTGTTCAAAGTAAAGCGTCCTGTAATGCAACTTCTGTCCTAGGGTGCGAGGACTGTTACGGCATACGCGCTTGCGCTTTTACTGGTGGCAACGTTCATCTCTCATTCTTTGAGTGCACCCAAGGTAATTTAAATAATTGTAAAGATTCCAGATATTGTAATTGAGAAACCATATCGGTTCTGACCAGTccttttttgttttcaaattaaaGATTAATATCCATCGGAGAAACTGGACGCCGCAGGCTATGTTGTATCTCAAGGGGACTCGTATGTATCTTAAATTGACCCTGATTTATACATTTTTGAGCATTATATTTTATGTTCTGTAATTTCCCTTCAACTGTAACTATTCCACATCCACCAGCAACTTAATATATTCCTTTAGGGGTCCTATATAGGCCTGCTTTAATGttctaaaaaaaaacatttttatagAGGGAAGGCGGTTTATATCTGAAGACCGAAAAGAAGGAGACGTTTATGACACATTACACttgggtaaacacaatttaTTTCTGGCATGGATAAAACAACTATATAAAGCATTGGATCTTGATCTTTAATAGTTCCTTTGCTTCTTCGTGAGATCATTCCAGTCACCacctgcgcgcgtgtgtgtttgtgtcttcctCGCAGAGACGCGCAGTCAGAACACTGAGAAGCTTAGTGTGAACCAGGTAGCCACTGTGTTGTTGAACTTCCTCCAACAGACCAAGGAAGAAGGTGAGCGCAATGTTTAGAGAGGAAATATCTCAGAACAATGTATAGTGTCACtacatcaatcaatcaatgctgTTCCTGTTCCTTTCAGCTGACGAAAACCCGGATGAAATGTATTTTCAGGACCTGCCAGCTTGGAAAAGAGAATACTTCTGACACACTGATCTTCTGATTCTTAAACATCTGTATTTGTAAACATCATCTGATTGCATCCATTATTTTTGTCGTTGGATGTTTTAAATGGTGTGTACAAAAAAgtatttgttttgtaaatatggcaCACTGACCATGTTTGAATGTGTTGTTtaataaaaagaaaaattgGAATTCACAGCAACACTTGTCTAAGACAGCTTATTATAGAAACAGTGTTACTCATTCCCCAAATCATCAAAAGCTTTGGTGACTGATATGATGCAATTCAGTGTTTTAAAATGTATAGTTCAAATTGCCAGGCTTTTGATGAGACACTTAGATTTTTAAGGACTGAGTTTGTCCAAAATCAAAGCATGACATTTTTACATATCCTATAATCCACAATTATTTTAGAATTTTCTAAATCTAGTGTGAAAAATTACTTATATAAATGAATCTCTCAATATAAGCAGAGGTCTGTGGGTTTTCTGTGAGGGTGAACCAAACAGGTATCTGATAGTATTACCAGAGTGTGTGACACCCAGGTCTTCTGGCATGACTTGTCaactgtgacctttgacctctcagTCGCCAGACTCTCCTGGCAGTTTTTTCTCGCCCTCAAGCACGTCCCTGAGAGAGAAAGTCGCTTTAATGTtcagcctatctctctctgcctcttcatcttcatcataGTCCTCGTCATCGTCTTCATcactgtggtggggggtggagtgtAGGGAGGCAGAAGGGGAAGGGGGCACTGAGGCGGGCCGGGGGTAACGGAATCCCTGAGTCTGTGCGGGGTACAGATAATACAAAAATGTcacaatattatttattgtgcaGTACGTGTGtacgcgtgggtgtgtgtgtgtgtgtgtgtgttatacaagTGCGAGAGCAAAGGACAGAGGGGGTTTATGAGATTACTGGAGGGAGCCTGATGACTGATGTTGTATCATGCATCCAAATGTTAAACTATCAATTACTGGTCACATCATGAGGGTCAAATCCCAGGTGTCAGTAGTCTGATGGAACAGGATCTCTCCTATCCTGTGTCACCTACCTGGGGAGGGACCAGAGGATCCTTCTGGAACTTGTCAGGGAAAGCTCTGCTTACGGCCAAGTGGCGGGCATGCTGGTAGAACTGCAATCACACATCCCCACAGAGCATCagggcgtgtgtgagtgtgtgtgtttacatgtgtgtgtgttaaggtgcATGAAGAAGCGCTCACCCGTCCCAGGTACCTCCAGTCCAGCAGGTCAGACAGCCTCTCTGTGCGGTTCCGCTGGATGATGCGTTGTCGTCTGGACTGCTGACAGAAGGAGAGCATGAACTGGGTCAGCTGGTTGCATGACTCATCAGCTGAGCGAAACCGTCGGTCCACTATGTAGatccctgaggagagaggggaaaacaacAATACCATTTTGCACACGTCAATAAAAAATGGTCAATAAGAGGATATTTAAAAAACGATATGTAGACATCTGAATGGACACAAATGATTCCGTCTGTACCATATGCGGCGGGGTCAGAGACATGGTCCTCCATGAAACAACCGAAACCAGACAGGTTGGTGGTCACACTGGGTATCCCCATCACCGTGCACTCACCTGGGAACGCAGACAACCACAACAAGCAAACTCAAAGACCCAAagcaacacacaccacccactgtgagtgtgtgtgtgtgatgactgtgtgtacctggtgtgtatCCCCAGGGCTCATAGTAAGAGGGGAAGACTCCCAGGTGACAGCCTCGTACAAACTCCTCGTAGTCCATAGGCAGCAGGGGACTGGTGGAGGACAGGAACTCTGGGTGGAATACTATCTGAGAGGAGGAAATGACACGCTCTCACTGTCATTCCCTGTGTCGCGTCTTCAGGCTGCACACAGAGATTAAGGCGTGAACCTGCCAGCCGTACCTTGACGCGGTCCGTGCGAGAGTTGAAGAGGCCGATGCGCCGCACGTTGGCCAGGATGGGGTCTGACGCGTCGTCCAGCATGTTGTGAGTGGTGactggagggagagtgtgtctcTGCGACAGtagaagcatgtgtgtgtgagcatgtggcctttttaaatgtttttgtggGGACCGGAATGGACATGCTTGGGTACTTGTGGGTGTTTATGAGCTCATCATGAATCTCCTTCAGCAGAGAAACCAATGAGAAAGCATCCAATGTGTATGGATTACTGGTCCATGACTAATAACTCTTTGAAACAGGCATCAGAAGTATTGATCGCTGTCTTCCAAACACTGCAGCTAATGATATCTAATGTCTTCTCGCCTGAAAAGTTCTTACTTTAGGACCAAACAGACCAGTGTAAGATGAGCATGTTGAGTTTCTAGTTAGAACAGTTGGATGCTAATGCACAGTATTGAGATGTATAGGGCAATAGCAGGCTTTAACACCACACTGTAACGCGAGGGTGTAAACACAGCAGCTCTCCTCTCGGTAGCAAACAGCACATTTGTCGTCCTTCCATTTGCATGTGAATAAGGATAAAAGGTAATACATCTCGGAAAGCAGGTTAGGAGACTGACGTGAGCTGCTACTGCTACTGCTACAGATGTACATtggccccttcctctcctcccccaggacgGTACACATGTACTATAGTCAATAACCCCTCCCCTTTCAAACGCTGACATATTGACGTTGACATAAACCAAATCCAATTGAGGGCGGCCTGTTTTCTTGTCTCTTTAGTCGAGGGCCAGTGATGCATCATTGCTACAGAGCAGATCTATCAAGCAGTGGCCCGCTGGGACAGGCATTAAATAACCCCACTCTGGAGGGCCATTTCACCAGCACTCATTCGTGTTTCTGGCCTAGGGAATCCCCCTTCATCCCAGAGAAGATAGATCACTTCTCTGGGGTGTAGCTCACATCGATCCACTGACTGTTTAAATGTCTTTctctattcattcattcataaaataaaataaaactgtGTTGGATTGCTCCCTGTATGTTGTTGTGTGTCTCAGACTAGGacagttgtctaggttatgtacTTCTTTTGTTCATCTCAGTGTATGAGAATAACTCAGAATTGCTTGTATTCCTTGCTGTTATGTGTTTAAATGTATATTTCCTATTTTAAAGGGCCTTCACAAAGCAAGGATGCAACTCATTATTCAAACGATTGTCAAAAATGAAGCTATGATTGTCGCTTATTGCATATTTCTGGCATTACACACAAATAGGACCCTTTTCTTCATTTTCGTATATATGTGTACCTGTGTGGCAAAGATGGCTCTCTTCATGATGGTGAAATCATCTCTGTCCAGGATAGTGTTCATGTCAGGGATTTCCCCtctgagtgagaaagagagagagcgagagagaaagagagaataagaaagagggaaagggatAGAAATACTCTAAGTCTCACCTCTGGCCtccagacacatccacacacacacacacacacacacacacatttctcaacaaaaacgcatatgcacacatacacacacatcccttcacACTCTAACCAGGATAGACAAACCATCATCAACGCCCAGCCTATTTCAACACTTAGGATATACACCAAAGGTCATTTATTTGCTCTACGGGATAATAGTGAGAGACAGGTCCGGCTACAACTCTCCCGTCAGACCAGATGACACTCTGTGGGGACCACCAGAGGGACGTAGGGTGTTACATGGACTTACTTTAACAAGGCCTCATACAGTCGCTTCCCAAACTTCTCCTTCACACTGTGAGCAGTGTCCCTACATGGACAAGAGCACAGGGGTGGACCCAGGTCAGCCAATCAGGACTGTTAGATGAGTGTTTGACTATCAGTCTCTGAACAGCGTATGAGAGAAAGGTAAACAGAGGATGAAAGTCTCTGTCTGATATGAAGACTGTGCAGACTTCTAAGTATAACCTAGCTAAGACGTTAGCTGAACACCTTGTGATCTGGGGACCTACCAGAGTTGTTTGCGTACTGCTTGTCCCTTCAGTGTTTCCACGTTGAAGTTGTTTGTCTTCGCTGGCATGATGAAGAACACCACCACTGTCACATCGCTCTTATGCACCTGGGATAGGGGTCAGATGGcggagcggttaggaaatcgggctattaatcagatggttgccggttcaattcctggccgtgcaaaatgacgttgtgtccttgggcaaggcacttcaccctacttgcctcaggggaatgtccctgtacttactgtaagtcgctctggataagagcgactgctaaatgactaaatgaaatgtgGGATAAACAGCAAATCAAAGGAAAGAAGGCAAACCAGAACAATAAAAGAACATTCTAGACCCAGTTCACCCTTTACAGTGGGTGAACTGTAAAGAGACTGTAATTGCACAATGTTTGGTAGCTCTACAAGAGTCACGTTTCCACATTTTACCCCTGAGGTCAAACAACCAGCTTTAAAACATGGTTGGGGTATGTGATTAGAGATGTCTTGTAACACCATAAATCAATGTCAATCAGCCACCTCAGTCTGCAGGAccatggaggagaggctggagacggAGGTGAGACTCACCCTCAGCAGGTAGTTGAGTCTGGACAGAGACTCCAGGAAAATGTCTGCTCCCTTGTTGGAGAACTCATAGCGTCCTGCTATGAAAAAGCTAAGGGTCTTCTCCAGGTTGAAGTCCAGGTGGCTGCCagacggaacacacacacacagtttgatgAGATTGACCAATCAAAATGTTGGAGTGACACTAGGACGTGTGAGGTAGGCATGTACTCTTTGATCCAGGGAGTTGTTCTGCATGAGATGTGTTTGTGGACAGCAACAGGACCGACCCGTAGAAATGTCCCCGGATGAACTCCTGGATCCGGTTCTTGTTGGTGGAGTGGAGGTTCTGGAACTCGTGCATGGCTGAAAACTTCTTCACGTTCAAACCGTTGGGGGTGACCACatctgcacagaacaacacaaaccccctccatctctcagcaGCCATGCACTGTAACCCACTTGTTTCAAAGAAGGATCTCAGTCTAACCCTTCCCCACCTGGGTGTGATGAGGTGTAACAGACTAATCCTTCCCCACCTGGGTGTGATGAGGTGTAACAGACTAATCCTTCCCCACTTGGATGTGATGAGGTGTAACAGACTAATCCTTCCCCACCTGGGTGTGATGAGGTGTAACAGACTAATCCTTCCCCACCTGGGTGTGATGAGGTGTAACAGACTAATCCTTCCCCACCTGGGTGTGATGAGGTGTAACAGACTAATCCTTCCCCACTTGGATGTGATGAGGTGTAACAGACTAATCCTTCCCCACCTGGGTGTGATGAGGTGTAACAGACTAATCCTTCCCCACCTGGGTGTGATGAGGTGTAACAGACTAATCCTTCCCCACTTGGATGTGATAAGGTGTAACAGACTAATCCTTCCCCACTTGGATGTGATAAGGTGAAACAGACTAATCCTTCCCCACCTGGGTGTGATGAGGTGTAACAGACTAATCCTTCCCCACCTGGGTGTGATGAGGTGTAACAGACTAATCCTTCCCCACCTGGGTGTGATGAGGTGTAACAGACTAATCCTTCCCCACCTGGGTGTGATGAGGTGTAACAGACTAATCCTTCCCCACCTGGGTGTGATGAGGTGTAACAGACTAATCCTTCCCCACCTGGGTGTGATGAGGTGTAACAGACTAATCCTTCCCCACCTGGGTGTGATGAGGTGTAACAGACTAATCCTTCCCCACCTGGGTGTGATGAGGTGTAACAGACTAATCCTTCCCCACCTGGCTTCCTGTGCAGCATGTGGCTGGCCTCCACAGCTGTGATCTGGGACACTGTTGTGAACACGTGAGCGCAGTGGACAGCAGCCCTCTCCAGGCAGTAGCGGTGGTAGAtttgcctctccccagcctcctggtCGACGTTGAACTGAAACAGGGTTAAAGAAGACAACATAAATGACTTACTATATTGCTCTGACAGGAGAACAGCACCAAAAATAGTAGGTTTATAACCAAGATAAAACACTAGATCAAACTTTGTGTGGACTGTCATTTATCTTAGTCTGGTGTTACTGTTCCTGGGGATGGCAGGATGGTAGttgaatagatttaaaagaCAACTGTTATAATGGAAGGACATTCACTGAATGGCTTACCCCCTTCCCTTCTTTCTTTTGCACTACTTCCTCCTTAGCTCTCCTTACCCATTCTACCTCTTATATCCTTCCATTTCcattcctctcgtctcctctaaCGAGAGGCTGTCAATCATCCCTCAAACCTGGTGAATGGCCTTTAGGTCCACGCTGACCTTTACACTGAGTCTAAGAGGCCCAATTACAAACAGCAGTATGGTAACCACTGACCCTCCCTGACGCACAGCCACACGGCTGACACTCACTAACTCTGACTAGctctctacagtgtgtgtgtgtgtgcgtgtgtgcgctctggataagagcgtctgctaaatgactaaaatgactaaatgtgtgtgtgtgtgtgtgggagagagagagagagagagagagagagagagagagagagagagagagagagagagagagagagagagagagagagagagagagagagagagagagagagaaagagagggagagaaagagagtttatTAGCTACAGTACATCATTATGGTATCTGGATATGTGTGAGTAAAGGATTAAACCCACTTTGTCCAGGTTGTTATAGAAGTCCACATTTCCAGCACATAGGTACCGGCCCAGCAGAGTGGCATGTGTCGTGAACACAGTTGCCACGGGGATCCTCCGTGAGCGGATGAGAATAAGCCCCGCCCCGGCCTGCCATTCGTGGAAGTGAGCGATGACATATGGCATGTCCCCTGTTTGGTCCGTCAACTGACAACCCAACAACAGGGAATTGGTATGTTTTATTATTTTTGCAACTGTTATACAACTTTCAATTAAAAAGGTCAGGTGCTTGCAAgtgaaaatgtaaaatgttgcaCTTACACCACTGTctatatttgtgtttggaacagAAGCAGGCTTTGCACATACAGTACCTCTTTGAAGAACCAGGCTATCAGGGATCCAAAGATGAGCGCGTTGTTGGCCTCTCGGTCGTTAAAAGGCATGCCGATACCACAGGTGTCCCACAGGTCCCCCCTCCAGCGGTCCAGGTTCCAGGCTGCTGACTCGATGTCAAACAGGATCACATAAGGGCTGCCCTCTATCAACCAGCGCCCAAAGTGGACCTGTAAACACCAACACAGTGGCGTAAACGTGAGGAAAATACACAAAAATACAATGTCAACACAGAGAGATTGGCTGCACTTATGGTTTCAACCACATAATGTAAACAGGATAGGCGTAGATAACTATTATACAAACAAAACATCAATACATAATTATAAATGTTATCCCTATTTGGATTGTTTTTTATGTAAACACACTCCTCACTAGCTCATTGTACATTCATCTGCTGTTTATGCAAGCTCCATAACCAAATACAAGATGTTGatgccatctagtggtgaaAAGGCAGCAGGCCGTCGAGTACCTGGCAGCCGTTGGTGTTGAGCGCGTCCATGGCTTTCTTTATGGCGGGGTTTGGGGGGTCGCATGCCTCCACCTGGGTCTTGAAGTTGTGCTCATAGTACGGCCCCATCATGAAGAGATTCTCCCCCCATTCATCCACTGTTATCTTAGCCTTGGTCTGGATCACTGTGTAGATACCCCCCActgatggaaacacacacacaaacacagacgcaTGAATACGTATGACTTGTATCTGTATAAAAGTATAAAACTGACCATTTATAATGAATGACAACCGAATGTAGGACCATGTAACACAAATCTATAGAGAAGAAAAGCACAGGCATCTGTCGGTGtgacataacacacacaactacacatgaaaatagcacacacacaactgccctGAAACGTTTGTCAGGAGGactttgtaaatgtgtgtatgacGTCAGAAGGCTTGATAACCTGTGAACTGTTACTGAGTAAAAATAGGCCAACAATAGCCTGCATTCTGCACAAGAGATTCACAAACAGACCCTGTTGTaatatgttgaaaataaaagaAATGCTCCCAAACTATAGATAACTCTGAGGACTTGTACAAGACATGAAACTCTGTAGCCCATATTTAACAAGATCAACCTAAATACTGGTATTTTCTTTAGTTTGGGTATCTATTCAGTTTAATGTTTAACTGTTCAGTCATAGATATTCTATCGCTACTCTCACTGTACTTCAATATTTGCTCTTTGGGGCCAAAGATAGGAGTCTGTTTCAAAGCCCACCCATCAAACAAACAGGTGTGGACAAGCCACAGGAGATTGTTACAACTGACTACGTTCTACATCTATTCCATCATTGTGTGTCATTTCCTCACATAAAAGTATGGGGTATAAATCCATGTCTGACTGCTCTGACCTCTGAGTCAACACCTACAGAAGCACGGGACAGCTGATCCCTTTCACAGCATATTTTGTACGATCAATCAAGTTGTGAATGATTTCTTGTGCATGCATATCTGCGTATACTGTAATGCGGCACATAGCGACCCTGAGTGGTGACGCCATGTTCCTTCATCCTCACCTTTGTTGGTGACTTCCCAGGCTACCTCAAACAGCAGCATTTCTTCCACAGGgaggtcttcctcctcccacagGGGAAGGCCGCTCAGGGAACTCATGGATAAGGATCGAGTCAGGGGCATCTTAGCAGCAGCGAGTACGGGCTCCTATTGTCTATTCAAACGTACACCTTAACAACATTAAACCTTAAAAGCGTATGAATGCTCTTTTTAAAAATTAGACATTAACGGTGCCGCTTGTTAGCGGTTGGATTGAAGTGGTCTATCTGGCGCCTAGTGACCTAAGATGCTCGCGAGGTTCCCTGGCCCTGGGGCTGTGGACAAGCTGAAATACCAGGTTGGTGGGACTGGAGGGGCCCGATGTGGTCGCAGTCCGTCTTTCCTCTTCGCCTCTCAGTGAATGAACTCGACCCCTTGGTCTGTTGCACAGGGAAAGATATTCTATGGGAGCATGGGACTGAAGTCCACGGACATCAGTGTGATGGTTTTGGCAAAGCCACCAGCTGAGAACGTGCCGGGTAGCAGGGTGAGCAAACAGCGGCGCACTGATTACGTAATATAATTCCACGACCATTTGTCAAAGCACTATCCAACTGTTCCGTCTATAATGCATTTTGAACGTAGGCCTACTTGTAAAataacaggccatgcacagaatAACATCATTGTTTAAGTGGGGCCCCATTCTTTTAATGAACATAACATCATTTCCAGTCAGGCAAGCACTATAGGTAAAACCGTGACGCACCGTTCCGTATGAATGGTGTCTATCTTTGTTATTTTTCTACCAGACACTAAATTACAAATTACAATTGGTCCTTTGTTATGGTTAGCCTAACCACATGAAAAGTCCCACACGCTAATGGTTTTGCACATGAAAATAAATTGTGTTCGATTAATTGACTGACATGATCTGATGAAAAATTATTAACAATCGGCCAACAAAATGCCTCCTTGAAATATTCTCCAGATGTATCTTTCTAGGAGGATTCACTACATTGCATCACTTGTACAACTACATCATTATTCAAAACATAATGCATGTTCTTATGTCCGTCAGCAGCGCGCAAATTGTCAACATTTCCTAGAAGTATGAATAATGCATTTCACTCCCTCCCAAGTAGGAGAAAGCGCCGTAATATGTTGAGGGAGGGGCGCAGGTGTACCTCGCATCGCCAAC
The Osmerus eperlanus chromosome 17, fOsmEpe2.1, whole genome shotgun sequence DNA segment above includes these coding regions:
- the gys2 gene encoding glycogen [starch] synthase, liver; amino-acid sequence: MPLTRSLSMSSLSGLPLWEEEDLPVEEMLLFEVAWEVTNKVGGIYTVIQTKAKITVDEWGENLFMMGPYYEHNFKTQVEACDPPNPAIKKAMDALNTNGCQVHFGRWLIEGSPYVILFDIESAAWNLDRWRGDLWDTCGIGMPFNDREANNALIFGSLIAWFFKELTDQTGDMPYVIAHFHEWQAGAGLILIRSRRIPVATVFTTHATLLGRYLCAGNVDFYNNLDKFNVDQEAGERQIYHRYCLERAAVHCAHVFTTVSQITAVEASHMLHRKPDVVTPNGLNVKKFSAMHEFQNLHSTNKNRIQEFIRGHFYGHLDFNLEKTLSFFIAGRYEFSNKGADIFLESLSRLNYLLRVHKSDVTVVVFFIMPAKTNNFNVETLKGQAVRKQLWDTAHSVKEKFGKRLYEALLKGEIPDMNTILDRDDFTIMKRAIFATQRHTLPPVTTHNMLDDASDPILANVRRIGLFNSRTDRVKIVFHPEFLSSTSPLLPMDYEEFVRGCHLGVFPSYYEPWGYTPGECTVMGIPSVTTNLSGFGCFMEDHVSDPAAYGIYIVDRRFRSADESCNQLTQFMLSFCQQSRRQRIIQRNRTERLSDLLDWRYLGRFYQHARHLAVSRAFPDKFQKDPLVPPQTQGFRYPRPASVPPSPSASLHSTPHHSDEDDDEDYDEDEEAERDRLNIKATFSLRDVLEGEKKLPGESGD
- the spx gene encoding spexin prohormone 1; its protein translation is MKGARTVTAYALALLLVATFISHSLSAPKINIHRRNWTPQAMLYLKGTQGRRFISEDRKEGDVYDTLHLETRSQNTEKLSVNQVATVLLNFLQQTKEEADENPDEMYFQDLPAWKREYF